One stretch of Arachis hypogaea cultivar Tifrunner chromosome 20, arahy.Tifrunner.gnm2.J5K5, whole genome shotgun sequence DNA includes these proteins:
- the LOC112785460 gene encoding uncharacterized protein — MFPPCVEAFRHCKPLVSIDSTHLYSKYGGTLLLAIAQDGNSNILPISFSLVERENAESWSFFLTNLRQHVTLQQGILVISDRHNGIKAALENPNSGWLPPHVYRAFCIQHVAANFTLSFKGTDAKRLLVNAAYVKTGAEFHYWFDIIRIENPAMCNWANRIEYDKWNQHQDGGRQFGHMTTNISECVNSVIKGTRNLLVTALVKSTYGRLAELFVIRGQTVEAQLASSAKFCQSFMKAMERNLKDSRCFTVTLFDRHQSEYTVAETTPTGSFSLGTYRVSLQDRTCDFGYFQALHYPCCHAIACCAQSRLD; from the coding sequence ATGTTTCCTCCTTGTGTTGAAGCTTTTCGACACTGCAAGCCATTGGTCAGCATAGACAGTACTCATCTGTATAGCAAGTATGGAGGGACTTTGCTCCTGGCCATCGCTCAAGATGGGAACTCCAACATCTTGCCTATTTCTTTCAGTCTCGTGGAGAGGGAAAATGCCGAGTCGTGGTCTTTCTTCCTGACCAACCTGCGACAACATGTGACTCTGCAACAGGGGATACTGGTCATCTCAGATAGGCACAATGGCATCAAGGCTGCACTAGAGAACCCTAACAGTGGGTGGTTACCCCCGCATGTGTATCGAGCATTTTGTATTCAACATGTTGCAGCTAACTTCACACTCAGTTTCAAGGGCACAGATGCAAAGCGTTTGCTTGTGAACGCTGCTTATGTGAAGACTGGGGCAGAGTTTCACTATTGGTTTGATATAATACGGATTGAGAATCCGGCAATGTGTAATTGGGCGAATAGAATAGAATACGATAAGTGGAATCAGCACCAGGATGGTGGCAGACaattcggtcacatgacgaccaATATATCTGAGTGTGTTAATTCTGTTATAAAGGGTACACGGAATCTTCTGGTTACCGCCCTAGTGAAGTCCACATATGGTCGGCTAGCGGAGTTGTTTGTGATTCGTGGTCAGACAGTAGAGGCTCAATTGGCCAGCAGTGCCAAGTTCTGCCAGTCTTTTATGAAGGCGATGGAGCGCAACTTGAAAGACTCCAGATGCTTCACTGTCACCCTATTCGATAGACACCAGTCTGAGTACACCGTTGCCGAGACGACACCGACCGGGAGCTTTTCACTTGGGACGTACCGAGTTTCCCTTCAGGATCGTACATGCGACTTTGGATACTTTCAGGCTCTCCATTATCCATGTTGCCATGCGATTGCATGTTGTGCCCAGTCACGACTTGACTAG
- the LOC112783473 gene encoding octanoyltransferase LIP2p, chloroplastic, whose protein sequence is MNLLNTVPSSAPPCPSLPLRTHSNLSKSLQFSYPKPSKFTSYGARLCELFDLHQEQVPYEVAWSWQKDIVKEKKAQLENEGDCSDTLIVLQHPSVYTLGTASTKDNLNFNINNAPFNVYRTERGGEVTYHGPGQLVLYPIINLRRHKMDLHWYLRTLEELVIRVLSLTFSIQASRVEGLTGVWVGNEKVAAVGIRVSHWITYHGLALNVTTDLTPFKWIIPCGIRNREVGSIKGLLLREAQSSNMAANGTNDLHSIMHDDGGLIGITRNSLIEEFSKVFQLEYRHRTISVPMLYERNQSDIVTETQQS, encoded by the exons ATGAATTTGTTGAATACAGTCCCTTCATCAGCGCCTCCATGCCCTTCTCTACCTTTGCGCACCCACTCCAACCTGTCCAAGTCACTCCAATTCTCATATCCGAAACCATCCAAATTCACATCTTACGGAGCAAGGCT CTGCGAGCTCTTTGATTTGCACCAAGAGCAAGTCCCTTATGAAGTGGCATGGTCTTGGCAGAAAGACATTGTGAAGGAAAAGAAGGCTCAGCTTGAGAACGAAGGAGATTGCAGTGACACCCTTATTGTTCTGCAGCACCCTTCCGTGTATACATTGGGTACTGCCAGTACCAAGGACAACCTAAATTTCAACATCAACAATGCACCCTTTAATGTTTATCGTACTGAGCGAGGTGGTGAAGTTACATACCATGGTCCTGGCCAGCTAGTTCTGTACCCTATTATCAATCTAAGAAGACACAAGATGGATCTACATTGGTACCTCAGGACACTGGAAGAGCTTGTCATTCGTGTTCTTTCTTTGACATTTTCCATTCAAGCTTCTCGAGTGGAAGGTTTAACTGGTGTCTGGGTTG GAAACGAGAAAGTTGCAGCTGTAGGTATAAGAGTGTCTCATTGGATAACATACCATGGCTTAGCACTTAATGTCACAACAGATTTGACTCCCTTCAAATGGATCATCCCATGTGGCATACGCAACCGCGAGGTTGGAAGCATTAAAGGGTTGTTACTGAGAGAAGCTCAATCATCAAATATGGCTGCTAATGGAACAAATGATCTGCATTCTATTATGCATGATGATGGCGGTCTAATTGGTATTACTCGCAACTCCTTGATTGAAGAGTTTTCAAAAGTGTTTCAGCTTGAGTACCGTCACAGAACTATTTCTGTACCTATGTTGTATGAAAGGAATCAAAGTGATATTGTTACTGAAACACAGCAAAGTTGA